A region from the Kribbella shirazensis genome encodes:
- the pcaD gene encoding 3-oxoadipate enol-lactonase, protein MRLNYVETGSADAPVVLLGSSLGADQRMWAPQVDVLAQRFRVVAFDHRGHGGSEAPDGPYTIDDLGGDVVELLDTLEVEQASYVGISLGGAVGLWLAQNAPDRFHRFALICPPSNPAADPQLWIDRAAQVRAEGTQSITDATLGRWFLPDFKEDLDPIREMLLDCPDEGYAACCEALSTTNLLPGLSTITAPVLLITADSDKSVPPETVVPLASQIPGAHLEIIENAAHLVTYSHPDIVNPLLLAHLG, encoded by the coding sequence ATGCGACTCAACTACGTGGAGACAGGTTCGGCCGATGCGCCCGTAGTACTGCTCGGGTCGTCGCTGGGTGCGGATCAGCGGATGTGGGCGCCGCAGGTCGACGTACTCGCGCAGCGGTTCCGGGTGGTGGCGTTCGATCACCGCGGGCACGGCGGATCGGAGGCGCCCGACGGGCCGTACACGATCGACGACCTCGGTGGCGACGTCGTCGAGTTGCTGGACACGCTGGAGGTCGAGCAGGCGTCGTACGTCGGAATCTCGCTCGGCGGCGCAGTGGGCCTGTGGCTCGCGCAGAACGCACCGGACCGCTTCCACCGCTTCGCGCTGATCTGCCCACCGTCGAACCCGGCCGCGGACCCGCAGCTGTGGATCGACCGGGCCGCCCAGGTGCGTGCCGAAGGCACCCAGTCGATCACCGACGCGACCCTCGGCCGCTGGTTCCTCCCGGACTTCAAGGAGGACCTCGACCCCATCCGCGAGATGCTGCTCGACTGCCCCGACGAGGGCTACGCCGCCTGCTGCGAGGCCCTCAGCACCACCAACCTCCTCCCCGGCCTCTCCACGATCACCGCCCCGGTCCTCCTGATCACGGCCGACTCCGACAAGTCCGTCCCGCCGGAGACCGTCGTACCCCTGGCAAGCCAGATCCCCGGCGCCCACCTCGAAATCATCGAGAACGCCGCCCACCTGGTCACCTACTCCCACCCGGACATCGTCAACCCCTTGCTGCTCGCGCACCTCGGCTGA
- a CDS encoding Lrp/AsnC family transcriptional regulator — protein sequence MDELDTALLRMLQNDARRTNRDMAAELKIAPSTCLERIRGLRDRGVISGYHAAVDLQAIDRSTQAIISIKLRPQAMAVATAFQAYVMDLPQTLDMFMVSGGSDFLAHVAVKDTQALRDLVLALAKRQEIADIRSSVVFEHHRRTTIMPL from the coding sequence ATGGACGAACTTGATACGGCGCTCCTGCGGATGCTGCAGAACGACGCCCGCCGGACGAACCGGGACATGGCGGCCGAGCTCAAGATCGCGCCGTCGACCTGCCTGGAGCGGATCCGCGGCCTGCGCGATCGCGGCGTGATCAGCGGGTACCACGCGGCGGTCGACCTGCAGGCGATCGACCGGTCGACCCAGGCGATCATCTCGATCAAGCTCCGGCCGCAGGCGATGGCCGTCGCGACCGCGTTCCAGGCGTACGTGATGGACCTGCCGCAGACGCTCGACATGTTCATGGTCTCGGGCGGCTCCGACTTCCTCGCGCACGTCGCCGTCAAGGACACCCAGGCCCTCCGGGACCTGGTCCTCGCCCTCGCGAAGCGCCAGGAGATCGCCGACATCCGCAGTTCGGTCGTCTTCGAGCACCACCGCCGCACGACGATCATGCCGCTCTGA
- a CDS encoding DUF2000 family protein, whose translation MLTNKMVVIIATDAPIGVALNTAALLGVGLGRHHDDTVGPDTADADGTPHTGMCAYPIPILRSDDLGALRAQAAARPEVTVHDMHQVAQQARTYDQMSSTLAGTKPEDIQYLGLALYGPRSAIDSLTGALPLYR comes from the coding sequence GTGCTGACGAACAAGATGGTCGTGATCATCGCGACCGACGCGCCGATCGGCGTCGCCCTCAACACCGCCGCCCTGCTCGGCGTCGGCCTCGGACGCCACCACGACGACACCGTCGGGCCCGACACGGCCGACGCTGACGGGACACCGCACACCGGTATGTGCGCGTACCCGATCCCCATCCTCCGCTCGGACGACCTGGGCGCACTCCGGGCCCAGGCCGCCGCGCGGCCCGAGGTCACCGTCCACGACATGCACCAGGTGGCCCAGCAGGCCCGGACCTACGACCAGATGTCCTCCACACTCGCAGGCACCAAGCCCGAAGACATCCAGTACCTCGGCCTGGCGCTCTACGGCCCGCGCTCCGCGATCGACTCCCTGACCGGGGCCCTACCCCTCTACCGCTGA
- the sigJ gene encoding RNA polymerase sigma factor SigJ has protein sequence MEPPDDRDPETAGGRGLTSTLTEFASARGMLAGLAYRMLGSWHDAEDVLQDAYVRWSAADRTDVAEPRRYLTRVVTRLSVDVLRTRQARRESYIGEWLPEPVPADTLELDDVSLALLHLMERLTPPQRAVYVLRTAFTLPYDEIAEILDRTPDDCRQLFRRARQALDDDRPRFRPSATEQRRLLLDFVAAARDGDLARLESMLKESVTSWTDSDGRRRAARRPVTGREKVAHFFAHIYTRPGVTVTPVDLATGPAVKVLVRGEPHVLTLHTDGSGIIAIHLQANPEKLSAVEG, from the coding sequence GTGGAACCGCCTGATGATCGCGACCCGGAAACAGCCGGAGGTCGCGGCCTGACGAGCACCCTGACCGAGTTCGCGTCGGCACGCGGGATGCTCGCCGGGCTCGCGTACCGGATGCTGGGGAGCTGGCACGACGCGGAGGACGTGCTGCAGGACGCGTACGTCCGCTGGTCTGCCGCGGACCGCACCGACGTGGCCGAGCCGCGTCGCTACCTGACCCGGGTGGTGACGCGGCTGTCGGTCGACGTACTGCGAACCCGGCAGGCGCGCCGCGAGAGCTACATCGGCGAGTGGCTCCCCGAGCCGGTGCCGGCCGACACACTCGAGCTCGACGACGTGTCGCTGGCGCTCCTGCACCTGATGGAGCGGCTCACCCCACCGCAGCGCGCCGTCTACGTACTGCGGACCGCGTTCACGCTCCCGTACGACGAGATCGCCGAGATCCTCGACCGTACGCCGGACGACTGCCGGCAACTGTTCCGCCGGGCCCGGCAGGCGCTGGACGACGACCGGCCGCGTTTCCGCCCGTCCGCGACCGAGCAACGCCGCCTGCTCCTGGACTTCGTGGCGGCCGCCCGCGACGGTGACCTCGCCCGACTGGAGTCGATGCTGAAGGAGTCGGTCACGTCCTGGACCGACTCCGACGGCCGCCGCCGGGCCGCCCGCCGACCCGTCACCGGCCGCGAGAAGGTCGCCCACTTCTTCGCCCACATCTACACGCGCCCCGGCGTCACCGTCACCCCCGTCGACCTGGCCACCGGGCCCGCTGTGAAGGTCCTGGTCCGCGGCGAGCCCCACGTCCTCACGCTGCACACCGACGGCTCCGGGATCATCGCCATCCACCTGCAGGCGAACCCGGAGAAGCTGTCAGCGGTAGAGGGGTAG
- a CDS encoding carboxymuconolactone decarboxylase family protein: MDFSKVTPAAFRAVFGVESYAQSKVDHTLLHLIKVRASIVNECSFCVDMHTTDALKDGETTQRLFGLAAWSESPFYDERERAALALTDAVTLLGRGGVPDDVWDAAVAQFGDEGTAHVLLAIGMINLWNRLMIATRKQPEVAA; this comes from the coding sequence ATGGATTTCAGCAAGGTCACTCCGGCCGCTTTCCGGGCCGTGTTCGGCGTGGAGAGCTATGCCCAGAGCAAGGTCGACCACACGCTGCTGCACCTGATCAAGGTGCGCGCGTCGATCGTCAACGAGTGCTCGTTCTGCGTGGACATGCACACCACCGACGCCCTCAAGGACGGTGAGACCACGCAGCGCCTGTTCGGTCTGGCAGCGTGGAGCGAGTCGCCGTTCTACGACGAGCGCGAGCGGGCCGCGCTGGCCCTGACCGACGCGGTCACGCTGCTCGGGCGCGGCGGCGTACCCGATGACGTGTGGGACGCCGCCGTCGCGCAGTTCGGCGACGAGGGGACCGCGCACGTACTGCTCGCGATTGGCATGATCAACCTGTGGAACCGCCTGATGATCGCGACCCGGAAACAGCCGGAGGTCGCGGCCTGA
- the rodA gene encoding rod shape-determining protein RodA yields the protein MALLTPIRTRPRMDRRSTMWHVDWVLVFGVVALSFLGAMLIWSATHNRTSLTDGNPDAYLIRHALNFAIGLVLAVGAAITDHRRVRILAPVLYAASIVGLILVLVPGVGSTINGSRSWIQLPFMSIQPSEFAKLAVIVGMALLIAEKSETDRNEDARTIDVAQAIAVAAVPVVLVMLQPDLGTVMVLGSIVFGIIAVSGVPKRWMLGLLSVGVLIAAIAIQLQVLKDYQIARFTAFMHPSSDPQGIGYNVNQARIAIGNGGVFGQGLFHGGQTQNAFVPEQHTDFVFTVAGEELGLIGAGAIIVLFAIILFRGLRIAVTARDAFGRLVATGIVCWFAFQAFENIGMTLGIMPVTGLPLPFVSYGGSSMFACLLAVGLLQNIHLRSHRY from the coding sequence ATGGCGCTGCTGACCCCGATCCGGACCCGTCCGCGGATGGACCGGCGCTCGACCATGTGGCACGTGGACTGGGTCCTGGTGTTCGGCGTCGTCGCGCTGTCGTTCCTCGGCGCGATGCTGATCTGGTCCGCGACCCACAACCGGACCTCGCTGACCGACGGCAACCCGGACGCCTACCTGATCCGGCACGCGCTGAACTTCGCGATCGGCCTGGTCCTCGCGGTCGGCGCCGCGATCACCGACCACCGCCGGGTCCGGATCCTCGCCCCGGTGCTGTACGCCGCCTCGATCGTCGGACTGATCCTGGTTCTGGTGCCCGGCGTCGGATCGACCATCAACGGCTCCCGGTCCTGGATCCAGCTGCCGTTCATGTCGATCCAGCCGAGCGAGTTCGCCAAGCTCGCGGTGATCGTCGGCATGGCGCTGCTGATCGCCGAGAAGAGCGAGACCGACCGCAACGAGGACGCCCGGACCATCGACGTCGCGCAGGCGATCGCGGTCGCCGCCGTACCGGTGGTGCTGGTGATGCTGCAGCCGGACCTTGGCACGGTGATGGTGCTCGGGTCGATCGTGTTCGGCATCATCGCGGTGTCCGGCGTACCGAAACGCTGGATGCTCGGGCTGCTCAGTGTGGGCGTGCTGATCGCGGCGATCGCGATCCAGTTGCAGGTGCTGAAGGACTACCAGATCGCCCGTTTCACCGCGTTCATGCACCCGTCGTCGGATCCGCAGGGCATCGGCTACAACGTGAACCAGGCGCGGATCGCGATCGGCAACGGCGGCGTGTTCGGGCAGGGCCTGTTCCACGGCGGCCAGACGCAGAACGCGTTCGTCCCCGAGCAGCACACCGACTTCGTGTTCACGGTCGCGGGGGAGGAGCTCGGGCTGATCGGCGCCGGCGCGATCATCGTGCTGTTCGCGATCATCCTGTTCCGCGGGCTGCGGATCGCGGTGACCGCGCGGGACGCGTTCGGCCGGCTGGTGGCGACCGGGATCGTCTGCTGGTTCGCGTTCCAGGCGTTCGAGAACATCGGCATGACGCTGGGCATCATGCCGGTCACCGGCCTGCCGCTGCCGTTCGTGTCGTACGGCGGTTCGTCGATGTTTGCCTGCCTGCTGGCCGTCGGCCTGCTGCAGAACATCCACCTGCGCTCACACCGGTACTGA